A portion of the Nomia melanderi isolate GNS246 chromosome 2, iyNomMela1, whole genome shotgun sequence genome contains these proteins:
- the LOC116433327 gene encoding calcium and integrin-binding family member 2 isoform X2, translating to MGNKVATFTEEQLEDYQDCTFFTRKEILRIFKRFREMGDPGVVPRTMTSQQASSFRIPLSCLTRIPELKENPFSERISEVFTGRQNTGQSPAADAGGICFEEFLEMMSVFSEQAPRDLKVFYAFKIYDFDEDGVLGLSDLEHTCRQLVQGGLNADEVATVCKKVLEESDIDGDGVLSYLEFEHVVTRASDFMATFHIRI from the exons ATGGGAAACAAGGTGGCCACGTTCACGGAGGAACAGCTGGAGGATTACCAAGATTGTACGTTTTTCACGCGCAAAGAAATTTTAAG aatatttaaaCGATTCCGCGAGATGGGCGACCCCGGAGTAGTACCACGGACCATGACGTCTCAACAGGCATCCAGCTTTCGTATACCGCTCTCGTGTTTGACGCGTATACCGGAGTTAAAG GAAAATCCGTTCAGCGAGCGGATATCGGAGGTGTTCACGGGACGTCAGAATACGGGACAATCGCCGGCTGCCGACGCCGGAGGAATCTGCTTCGAGGAGTTCCTCGAGATGATGTCGGTTTTTTCGGAGCAGGCGCCGCGGGACTTGAAGGTCTTTTACGCCTTTAAGATTTACG ATTTCGACGAGGATGGGGTATTAGGCCTGAGCGATTTGGAACACACGTGCCGACAGTTGGTCCAAGGCGGTTTGAACGCCGACGAAGTGGCCACCGTGTGCAAGAAAGTCCTCGAGGAAAGTGACATCGACGGAGACGGCGTTCTGTCGTACTTGGAGTTCGAACACGTCGTTACGAGAGCGTCGGACTTCATGGCGACTTTTCATATAAGAATTTAA
- the LOC116433327 gene encoding uncharacterized protein LOC116433327 isoform X1: MITVLSYNILFLIRNASFNLFLYSTFPVTDDIKQSKFPRELVTKTSVMGVARHTLVALDFPGRVRTLGSVFTRNRNTAEFGSIRVFFACECFLPIAKWETRWPRSRRNSWRITKIENPFSERISEVFTGRQNTGQSPAADAGGICFEEFLEMMSVFSEQAPRDLKVFYAFKIYDFDEDGVLGLSDLEHTCRQLVQGGLNADEVATVCKKVLEESDIDGDGVLSYLEFEHVVTRASDFMATFHIRI, from the exons ATGATCACAGTACTTTCGTACAATATATTGTTTCTTATCAGAAACGCGTCTTTCAATCTCTTCTTGTACTCCACATTTCCGGTAACGGACGACATTAAACAATCGAAATTTCCTCGCGAACTCGTAACGAAAACATCGGTGATGGGTGTGGCACGACACACCCTGGTCGCATTAGATTTCCCAGGGAGGGTGCGAACACTCGGTTCGGTTTTCACACGTAATCGAAACACGGCCGAATTCGGTTCGATCCGCGTATTCTTCGCTTGCGAGTGCTTTCTACCGATTGCGAAATGGGAAACAAGGTGGCCACGTTCACGGAGGAACAGCTGGAGGATTACCAAGATT GAAAATCCGTTCAGCGAGCGGATATCGGAGGTGTTCACGGGACGTCAGAATACGGGACAATCGCCGGCTGCCGACGCCGGAGGAATCTGCTTCGAGGAGTTCCTCGAGATGATGTCGGTTTTTTCGGAGCAGGCGCCGCGGGACTTGAAGGTCTTTTACGCCTTTAAGATTTACG ATTTCGACGAGGATGGGGTATTAGGCCTGAGCGATTTGGAACACACGTGCCGACAGTTGGTCCAAGGCGGTTTGAACGCCGACGAAGTGGCCACCGTGTGCAAGAAAGTCCTCGAGGAAAGTGACATCGACGGAGACGGCGTTCTGTCGTACTTGGAGTTCGAACACGTCGTTACGAGAGCGTCGGACTTCATGGCGACTTTTCATATAAGAATTTAA
- the LOC116433327 gene encoding calcium and integrin-binding family member 2 isoform X3, with translation MGDPGVVPRTMTSQQASSFRIPLSCLTRIPELKENPFSERISEVFTGRQNTGQSPAADAGGICFEEFLEMMSVFSEQAPRDLKVFYAFKIYDFDEDGVLGLSDLEHTCRQLVQGGLNADEVATVCKKVLEESDIDGDGVLSYLEFEHVVTRASDFMATFHIRI, from the exons ATGGGCGACCCCGGAGTAGTACCACGGACCATGACGTCTCAACAGGCATCCAGCTTTCGTATACCGCTCTCGTGTTTGACGCGTATACCGGAGTTAAAG GAAAATCCGTTCAGCGAGCGGATATCGGAGGTGTTCACGGGACGTCAGAATACGGGACAATCGCCGGCTGCCGACGCCGGAGGAATCTGCTTCGAGGAGTTCCTCGAGATGATGTCGGTTTTTTCGGAGCAGGCGCCGCGGGACTTGAAGGTCTTTTACGCCTTTAAGATTTACG ATTTCGACGAGGATGGGGTATTAGGCCTGAGCGATTTGGAACACACGTGCCGACAGTTGGTCCAAGGCGGTTTGAACGCCGACGAAGTGGCCACCGTGTGCAAGAAAGTCCTCGAGGAAAGTGACATCGACGGAGACGGCGTTCTGTCGTACTTGGAGTTCGAACACGTCGTTACGAGAGCGTCGGACTTCATGGCGACTTTTCATATAAGAATTTAA
- the mst gene encoding misato mitochondrial distribution and morphology regulator, producing MAREILTIQIGHYSNFIGTHWWNLQESNFSYDPNNPSEINHDVLYREGENLQKQVTYTPRLLLVDLKGTFGYLKEEGSLYNVPEVEETKCLWYNQKVEVSKEETAVKTPFIQSLDEPTTTSESKSLTLDDNIKSWVDYLLPRFHHRTANVIKGYKHNCTDQPFDIYTYGRNLWSTRQFSDDFTERIRTYVEECDLMQGFQVILDSVDGFGGLGASCIEHLRDEYGKSILSFPCMDSRRSDPSKFDLIKSVNTALCWQQIGEHSSLYSPLCCGQTGWPQPGEPRTFDYLSYDSGLNYHSSALLATALDVATIRYRRKEYPNVVLADLCADLNKMGRKAIATSLTLPFPMTAKTDLIDVLDDFTGTLWTSLTPNCEISMDKNMQSIALRGIPEERLKQPMANAMKQMSKPAYRCSTVHEMMTLYLACTSHASATYLSTISSPLKIKDPYPKIFNKNVTATGDIIDWPLGNEVTSVPVMAGFHSGNSLRAMYKSLHGQLSKMRSIRKCHAFASSGLEEDEFKECLNYLLDCKESYEDHYI from the exons ATGGCACGAGAAATATTGACTATTCAAATTGGtcattattctaattttattggAACCCATTGGTGGAATCTGCag gaatctAACTTTTCCTATGATCCTAATAATCCATCTGAAATAAATCACGATGTGTTGTACAGAGAAGGTGAAAATTTACAG AAACAAGTGACTTATACACCCAGACTATTACTTGTAGACCTGAAAGGAACGTTTGGATATTTAAAAGAAGAAGGCAGTCTGTACAATGTTCCAGAAGTAGAAGAAACAAAATGCTTATGGTACAATCAAAAAGTAGAAGTTAGCAAGGAAGAAACAGCTGTTAAAACACCATTCATTCAGAGCTTGGACGAACCCACTACAACTTCAGAATCGAAAAGTCTTACTTTAGATGATAATATCAAATCGTGGGTAGATTATTTATTGCCCAGATTTCATCATAGAACTGCAAATGTAATTAAGGGATATAAGCACAATTGTACAGATCAACCATTTGATATCTACACGTATGGAAGAAATTTATGGAGTACCAGACAGTTTTCAGACGATTTTACTGAGAGAATAAGAACATACGTAGAAGAGTGTGACCTAATGCAAGGTTTCCAG gtTATTCTAGATTCAGTCGATGGCTTTGGTGGACTTGGAGCATCATGTATAGAGCATTTACGGGATGAATATGGAAAGAGCATATTATCATTTCCATGTATGGACAGCAGGAGATCTGATCCTTCTAAATTTGATCTGATTAAATCAGTTAATACTGCACTATGCTGGCAACAAATAGGAGAACATTCTTCCTTGTACAGTCCACTGTGCTGTGGACAAACCGGCTGGCCTCAACCAGGGGAACCACGAACGTTTGACTATTTGTCATACGATTCTGGACTAAATTACCACAGTAGTGCACTACTGGCAACTGCTTTGGATGTCGCGACTATAAGATACAGACGCAAAGAATATCCAAATGTCGTTTTAGCAGACTTGTGTGCAGATCTTAATAAAATGGGTCGCAAAGCGATAGCAACGAGTTTAACGTTGCCATTTCCAATGACTGCGAAAACGGACTTGATCGATGTGCTGGATGATTTCACAGGAACGCTATGGACAAGCTTGACGCCAAATTGCGAGATATCTATGGACAAAAATATGCAGAGCATCGCGTTAAGAGGAATACCCGAAGAAAGGTTGAAACAGCCCATGGCGAACGCGATGAAACAGATGTCAAAGCCAGCCTATAGATGTTCAACCGTACACGAGATGATGACGCTGTATTTAGCTTGTACTTCGCACGCATCGGCGACCTATCTTTCGACTATTTCGTCGCCGTTGAAGATAAAAGATCCGTAcccgaaaatatttaataagaacGTCACCGCGACAGGAGATATCATCGATTGGCCTCTAGGAAACG AAGTCACGTCCGTTCCTGTCATGGCCGGCTTTCACAGTGGAAACAGTCTCCGAGCGATGTACAAATCTTTACACGGTCAGTTGAGCAAAATGAGAAGCATAAGAAAATGTCACGCATTCGCGAGCTCTGGTTTAGAAGAGGACGAATTCAAGGAATGCCTCAACTATCTGCTCGATTGCAAAGAAAGTTACGAAGACCATTATATTTAA
- the LOC116433323 gene encoding decapping and exoribonuclease protein-like isoform X1: MFFQIQDLQGPVNQFTELQIVGNFSIDGDKSYSNDLSKLKYYKEPQDPKNVYFNLDDNKHTIYKTDENMKIDFMLQWLSENFNQLKLQNSNNENGRWLEPEIICYRGVLTTLLSTPYDTEEGWIICAAKFKGSIYLCSFDTDAKKQRTSSQSAYQNKCTAWGYKFEQYLLTDKPSGMPDLSVPLNQNEEFYCVFKAVFGNTTLLYGAEVDGISSEHEIKDTLVGKNVELIELKTLSFAAFTRRGEIKHERATRILKWWLQSHIVGIKRIICGCRNYTGIVYKIKKFTLDRLKIKFKNHWSFETCSSFCSAFFEHMKAVVSQECDKRIYQFTYCPNESRIKVQELIPSKKLEYMFLHDSYITEANQHLLGTQ; this comes from the exons ATGTTTTTTCAAATTCAAGATTTACAAGGACCCGTAAATCAATTTACCGAATTACAAATTGTAGGTAATTTCAGTATTGACGGTGACAAAAGTTATTCCAAtgatttatcaaaattaaagtATTACAAGGAACCTCAGGATccgaaaaatgtttattttaatcttgATGACAATAAACATacgatatataaaactgatgagaacatgaaaattgattttatgttACAATGGTTGtctgaaaatttcaatcaactaaaattacaaaactCGAATAACGAAAACGGTAGATG GTTAGAACCGGAAATTATTTGTTACCGAGGTGTACTAACAACGTTACTTAGCACGCCATATGATACTGAAGAAGGGTGGATTATATGCGCTGCAAAATTTAAAGgttctatatatttatgcaGTTTTGATACTGAtgcaaaaaaacaaagaacaTCAAGTCAAAGTGCTTATCAAAATAAATGCACTGCATGGGGGTACAAATTTGAGCAGTATCTATTAACAG ATAAACCTTCTGGAATGCCAGACTTATCTGTACCATTAAACCAGAATGAAGAATTCTATTGTGTTTTTAAAGCTGTATTTGGTAATACTACTTTACTTTATGGTGCAGAAGTTGATGGCATTTCCTCTGAGCATGAAATAAAGGACACACTAGTAGGAAAAAATGTTGAACTTATAGAATTAAAAACTTTAAGTTTTGCAGCATTTACTCGCCGTGGTGAAATAAAACATGAAAGAGCCACCAGAATATTAAAATGGTGGCTCCAAAGTCATATAGTTGGTATAAAAAGGATTATATGTGGTTGCAGGAATTATACTggtattgtatataaaataaaaaaattcacattggatagattaaaaatcaaattcaag AATCATTGGAGTTTTGAAACATGTTCAAGTTTTTGTTCTGCATTTTTTGAACACATGAAAGCGGTTGTTTCTCAAGAATGTGATAAACGTATTTATCAATTTACATATTGTCCAAATGAGAGTAGAATTAAAGTTCAAGAATTGATACCTTCAAAAAAGTTAGAATATATGTTTCTACATGATTCATACATTACTGAAGCAAACCAACACCTTTTGGGAACTCAgtga
- the LOC116433323 gene encoding decapping and exoribonuclease protein-like isoform X2 — translation MKIDFMLQWLSENFNQLKLQNSNNENGRWLEPEIICYRGVLTTLLSTPYDTEEGWIICAAKFKGSIYLCSFDTDAKKQRTSSQSAYQNKCTAWGYKFEQYLLTDKPSGMPDLSVPLNQNEEFYCVFKAVFGNTTLLYGAEVDGISSEHEIKDTLVGKNVELIELKTLSFAAFTRRGEIKHERATRILKWWLQSHIVGIKRIICGCRNYTGIVYKIKKFTLDRLKIKFKNHWSFETCSSFCSAFFEHMKAVVSQECDKRIYQFTYCPNESRIKVQELIPSKKLEYMFLHDSYITEANQHLLGTQ, via the exons atgaaaattgattttatgttACAATGGTTGtctgaaaatttcaatcaactaaaattacaaaactCGAATAACGAAAACGGTAGATG GTTAGAACCGGAAATTATTTGTTACCGAGGTGTACTAACAACGTTACTTAGCACGCCATATGATACTGAAGAAGGGTGGATTATATGCGCTGCAAAATTTAAAGgttctatatatttatgcaGTTTTGATACTGAtgcaaaaaaacaaagaacaTCAAGTCAAAGTGCTTATCAAAATAAATGCACTGCATGGGGGTACAAATTTGAGCAGTATCTATTAACAG ATAAACCTTCTGGAATGCCAGACTTATCTGTACCATTAAACCAGAATGAAGAATTCTATTGTGTTTTTAAAGCTGTATTTGGTAATACTACTTTACTTTATGGTGCAGAAGTTGATGGCATTTCCTCTGAGCATGAAATAAAGGACACACTAGTAGGAAAAAATGTTGAACTTATAGAATTAAAAACTTTAAGTTTTGCAGCATTTACTCGCCGTGGTGAAATAAAACATGAAAGAGCCACCAGAATATTAAAATGGTGGCTCCAAAGTCATATAGTTGGTATAAAAAGGATTATATGTGGTTGCAGGAATTATACTggtattgtatataaaataaaaaaattcacattggatagattaaaaatcaaattcaag AATCATTGGAGTTTTGAAACATGTTCAAGTTTTTGTTCTGCATTTTTTGAACACATGAAAGCGGTTGTTTCTCAAGAATGTGATAAACGTATTTATCAATTTACATATTGTCCAAATGAGAGTAGAATTAAAGTTCAAGAATTGATACCTTCAAAAAAGTTAGAATATATGTTTCTACATGATTCATACATTACTGAAGCAAACCAACACCTTTTGGGAACTCAgtga
- the LOC116433325 gene encoding G patch domain and ankyrin repeat-containing protein 1 gives MLKQSNFYTCNIDMTWKTFVRESDDIPEPLEKREHQLAFEGSEARKTYEEIINQESSSILPIEDHKNNKQKKVSTCKNTAIKMVIPNEKVKKNQNPEEKVSINAILKAIEQRDRKFLLKHITQENVNLTDNFGWTPLMSATYCGHLDIVEFLLNLGASKEAREKSGLTAAQLALKKNYLNIVALLKKKTDTRGNKIPSKIHAINARTNTDVISQTSSELIEPLTNCNETALNIRDNTKRQSEEDTGFYCEICEINFHQTSWKKHETSTLHIFNTKPKLPNAMYGISKQSKGYQMLLNTGWDEQVGLGPLGKGIKYPIKTCLKNDRKGLGQSSEKEYRVTHFKAGDVAAVNDTKTCKQKCLKKKDREKLLNREVRKERVLRIALSMKFDQQMALKHLQLVEEKAGEILTDRQEIVALDKRRNDDRVGMRALQKEKHKKAWVTIGPLLFKMPSKTAEELLIKDQKECDIEINKLRSDLKIKVNELRDLELNPPVPGLMLKPMSHKEMSAIKQIWGQNS, from the exons ATGTTAaaacaaagtaatttttatacatgTAATATTGACATGACGTGGAAAACGTTTGTTCGAGAATCTGACGATATTCCTGAACCGCTTGAGAAAAGAGAACATCAATTGGCATTCGAAGGAAGTGAAGCAAGAAAAACTTAcgaagaaattataaatcagGAAAGTAGCTCAATCTTGCCAATAGAGGACCATAAGAATAATAAACAGAAGAAGGTTTCTACTTGTAAGAATACAGCAATAAAGATGGTTATACCAAATGAAAAAGTCAAAAAGAATCAAAATCCAGAGGAAAAAGTGTCGATTAATGCTATATTGAAAGCAATAGAACAAAGAGACAGAAAATTCTTATTGAAACATATAACAcaagaaaatgttaatttaacagATAATTTTGGTTGGACACCTCTAATGTCGGCTACTTATTGCGGTCATTTAGACATTGTAGAATTTCTGTTAAATCTGGGAGCTAGCAAAGAAGCAAGAGAAAAGTCTGGTCTTACCGCTGCACAGTTagcattaaaaaagaattatttaaatatagttgctttattaaaaaagaaaacagacacTAGAGGTAATAAAATCCCTTCAAAAATACATGCTATTAATGCAAGAACAAACACTGATGTTATATCACAGACAAGTTCAGAATTAATAGAGCCTTTAACAAATTGCAATGAAACTGCACTCAACATTAGAGATAATACAAAACGTCAGTCAGAGGAAGATACTGGGTTTTATTGTGAAATTTGTGAGATTAATTTTCATCAAACATCTTGGAAAAAGCATGAAACATCTAcacttcatatttttaatacaaagcCGAAACTACCAAATGCTATGTATGGCATATCAAAACAAAGTAAAGGCTATCAGATGTTATTAAACACTGGATGGGATGAACAAGTTGGTCTTGGTCCTTTGGGTAAAGGAATAAAATATCCAATTAAAACATGTCTAAAAAATGATAGGAAAGGATTAGGTCAATCAAGTGAAAAAGAATACAGAGTGACACACTTTAAGGCAGGGGATGTTGCAGCTGTTAATGATACTAAAACTTGCAAACAAAAATGCTTGAAGAAGAAAGATagggaaaaattattaaatagagaagTTAGGAAAGAAAGAGTATTGCGTATTGCTTtatct ATGAAATTTGATCAACAGATGGCATTAAAGCATTTGCAACTGGTAGAAGAAAAAGCAGGTGAGATTCTAACAGATCGTCAAGAAATAGTCGCTTTGGACAAAAGAAGAAATGATGATAGAGTTGGGATGAGGGCACTGCAAAAGGAAAAACATAAAAAAGCTTGGGTGACAATTGGGccattattgtttaaaatgcCATCCAAAACTGCTGAGGAATTGCTCATTAAAG atCAAAAGGAATGTGACATTGAAATCAACAAGTTAAGAagtgatttaaaaattaaagtaaatgaattACGAGACTTAGAACTTAATCCACCTGTTCCAGGCTTAATGTTAAAACCTATGTCTCACAAAGAAATGTCTGCAATAAAACAAATCTGGGGTCAAAACTCTTAA
- the Tim10 gene encoding translocase of inner membrane 10 gives MADIPQLDKDQLKLVQDLEIEMMSDMYNRMTSACHRKCIPPKYIEAELTKGESICLDRCIAKYLDVHERIGKKLTQISMQEDSLLKGKVAE, from the coding sequence atgGCTGATATTCCTCAACTTGATAAGGATCAGCTAAAATTGGTGCAAGATTTAGAAATAGAGATGATGTCCGATATGTACAATCGTATGACATCAGCATGCCATCGAAAATGTATTCCACCAAAATACATTGAGGCAGAATTGACAAAAGGAGAATCTATATGTCTTGATCGATGCATTGCTAAGTATCTAGATGTCCATGAACGTATTGGGAAAAAGCTCACTCAGATTTCTATGCAAGAAGACAGTTTATTAAAAGGGAAAGTTGCagagtaa
- the Rcc1 gene encoding regulator of chromosome condensation 1 — MPPRKATKRSADTSSKNPKEPKQAKKKQVIKPDLRRASTSGVLLAFGQGDVGQLGLGEEVVEKIRPAAISGYQDIVAIAAGGMHNVCLRETGEILTFGCNDEGALGRDTSVDGSETKPDSVDLPGKVVQVTAGDSHSAALLEDGRVFAWGSFRDSHGTMGLTLKGNERFPIEILPNVKILKIASGADHLVLLSENGQIYTCGCAEQGQLGRVPARAASRNTRHGMGPLLFPSPVQFKITKKLEFSDVWAGTYCTFAKEHHTGDIYVFGLNNYHQIGLKETVTHFHPQIAKTFSGKTWRHISSGQHHSIALDDSGQVFVMGRKEYGRLGLGPNCLDAKELTLVPALSSFKCIDVAAGSAQSFAVTESGELYAWGMGSSGQLGTGEEEDVEEPVLVRGKQLEGKSVIRVAGGGQHTLVLAVTSVKEQNAG; from the exons A TGCCGCCAAGGAAAGCAACAAAACGGTCCGCTGATACTTCTTCGAAAAACCCGAAGGAACCCAAACAGGCAAAGAAAAAACAAG TTATAAAACCTGACTTACGACGAGCTTCGACGAGCGGCGTATTATTAGCATTCGGACAAGGCGATGTGGGCCAACTTGGTTTGGGAGAGGAAGTCGTCGAGAAGATACGTCCAGCCGCTATTTCCGGATATCAGGATATCGTGGCGATAGCTGCTGGTGGCATGCATAACGTATGTCTGAGGGAAACAGGAGAGATATTAACTTTCGGATGCAACGATGAAGGAGCATTGGGAAGAGACACATCTGTGGATGGTTCTGAAACCAAACCAGATTCGGTTGATTTACCTGGCAAGGTTGTTCAAGTGACGGCTGGGGACTCGCATAGTGCTGCTTTGTTAGAAGATGGGAGAGTCTTCGCATGGGGTTCTTTTAGG GACTCCCATGGCACTATGGGTCTGACGTTGAAGGGAAACGAACGTTTTCCGATAGAAATACTGCCAAAtgtaaaaatacttaaaatagCGTCTGGTGCTGATCATTTAGTTTTACTTAGCGAGAATGGACAAATATACACATGTGGATGCGCAGAACAAGGACAATTAGGTAGAGTACCTGCAAGAGCAGCTAGCAGAAATACACGTCACGGTATGGGTCCATTGTTGTTTCCAAGTCCAGTccaatttaaaattacaaagaaactaGAATTTAGCGATGTATGGGCTGGTACCTACTGTACATTCGCTAAAGAACATCATACAGgagatatatatgtatttggTTTGAATAACTATCATCAGATTG GCTTAAAAGAAACAGTGACTCATTTCCATCCTCAAATTGCAAAAACCTTTAGTGGAAAAACTTGGAGACACATTAGTAGCGGACAGCATCATTCCATTGCTTTGGATGATTCTGGCCAAGTATTTGTCATGGGCCGTAAAGAGTACGGTCGTCTCGGATTGGGACCTAATTGTTTAGATGCAAAAGAATTAACTTTGGTTCCCGCGTTAAGTTCCTTTAAGTGTATCGATGTTGCAGCGGGAAGTGCCCAATCTTTCGCTGTTACTGAATCAG GAGAGTTATATGCATGGGGTATGGGTTCGAGTGGACAACTAGGTACAGGAGAGGAAGAAGATGTAGAAGAACCTGTATTAGTTAGAGGAAAGCAACTGGAAGGAAAATCAGTGATACGTGTGGCAGGTGGAGGTCAACATACGTTAGTATTAGCGGTAACTTCAGTAAAAGAACAAAATGctggttaa